A DNA window from uncultured Methanoregula sp. contains the following coding sequences:
- a CDS encoding radical SAM protein, which produces MKILVINISLRPPPARKWPPVGLGYVVSAIKAAGFSFDLLDLDINPQPQAITEQYLQTHCYDIVIMGCIVTGYRHVKWITTAIKKAFPDTTIIVGNTVASSIPELLLKKTPVDIAVIGEGDETIVDLLSCLKESRDLAGVKGIWYRKNNQLLNTPPRPAIENLDEIPSPDWEIFNIEAYIENLSNSANEPLPPIPKEQIRYFPINTARGCPYKCSFCYHAFRDYKYRHRSSASVIDEMRKYHDKYGINFFSFGDELTFYSIKQADEFAELLIKSRLNVYWEGDCRSGLFTKEEDIATAKKLKQSGCMSLGYSLESADSDILKWMNKKTSVDAFNLQVELLRRAGIPTLTSIVFGFPNETEDSIKKTIDCCIKNRIYPSAGYLLPQPGSEIYQYAIDNGFITDEEEYLLKIGDRQDLHLNMTKMSDVELVSCVKKELARCAKELQIQLNGDHLLKTGFYHSPDERKKTT; this is translated from the coding sequence ATGAAAATACTGGTAATTAATATTTCCTTGCGACCACCTCCCGCTCGAAAATGGCCACCTGTTGGACTTGGGTATGTTGTTTCTGCAATAAAAGCTGCGGGTTTTTCGTTTGATTTATTGGACCTCGATATTAATCCGCAACCTCAGGCGATAACCGAACAATATCTTCAGACACATTGCTATGATATTGTAATTATGGGATGTATAGTCACCGGCTATCGTCACGTAAAATGGATAACCACTGCAATAAAAAAGGCATTTCCTGATACAACAATAATTGTTGGAAATACCGTTGCATCGTCCATCCCTGAACTATTACTCAAAAAAACACCTGTCGATATTGCAGTGATTGGTGAAGGAGATGAGACAATCGTTGATCTTTTATCATGCCTGAAAGAATCCCGGGATCTTGCCGGAGTAAAAGGGATCTGGTACAGGAAAAATAATCAACTTTTAAACACCCCACCTCGGCCAGCAATTGAAAATCTTGATGAGATCCCATCGCCTGACTGGGAGATATTCAATATTGAGGCATACATCGAAAACCTGTCAAATTCAGCAAATGAGCCTTTACCTCCGATTCCAAAAGAACAGATCCGATATTTCCCCATCAATACTGCCCGAGGATGCCCATACAAATGTTCGTTCTGTTATCATGCATTCAGAGATTATAAGTATCGCCATCGGTCATCTGCATCGGTTATTGATGAAATGAGGAAATATCATGATAAATACGGCATTAATTTCTTCTCATTCGGCGATGAACTAACATTCTATTCAATTAAACAAGCGGACGAATTCGCCGAATTACTCATTAAAAGCAGACTAAATGTCTATTGGGAAGGAGATTGCCGAAGTGGGCTGTTTACCAAGGAAGAAGACATAGCAACTGCGAAAAAATTAAAACAATCCGGATGTATGTCACTTGGATACTCATTAGAATCCGCAGATTCCGATATCTTAAAGTGGATGAATAAAAAAACCAGCGTTGATGCATTTAATCTGCAAGTCGAGTTGCTTAGACGAGCGGGTATCCCAACATTAACAAGCATCGTCTTCGGATTCCCAAATGAGACTGAAGATTCGATTAAAAAGACCATTGATTGTTGTATAAAGAATCGGATATACCCAAGCGCAGGATATCTGCTTCCACAGCCGGGTTCGGAAATTTATCAATATGCCATCGATAACGGATTTATTACTGACGAGGAAGAATATTTATTAAAAATAGGAGATCGTCAGGATCTTCATCTTAATATGACAAAGATGTCTGATGTGGAACTCGTTAGCTGTGTGAAAAAGGAACTTGCACGATGTGCAAAAGAGTTACAAATTCAGTTGAATGGAGATCATTTACTGAAAACGGGTTTTTACCATTCTCCCGATGAAAGGAAAAAAACGACATGA
- a CDS encoding ABC transporter ATP-binding protein, producing the protein MTNNTTAIRINNLGKQYQLGGPQGQYHTFRDAIVNTLKIPFKKIHRTSPNEGFWALKDVSFEIGKGEVIGIIGKNGAGKSTLLKILSRITPPTNGYIELHGRVGSLLEVGTGFHPELTGRENIYLSGSILGMKKSEIDSKFDEIVKFSEIEQFIDTPVKRYSSGMYVRLAFAVAAHLEPEILLVDEVLAVGDASFQKKCLGKMGDVGREGRTILFVSHNMTAIKALCNRTIVINSGQVQFDGNTDEAVAYYLNATSASNERLIPISDRPREHYCSLRAKIIEISVISDEKKNPEIIDPFKPLIIQMKVSANSDVRCSATLYIADEIQNFCMFDSSFMHKKDIFLKPGINTIECNLSQPLLYAGDYIIKCGLNIHGAEIIDRVENGYTFSVAECDPTGSGYNVKKGGDGIFYIEHEWIQK; encoded by the coding sequence ATGACCAACAACACCACTGCAATCCGTATTAACAATCTCGGTAAGCAGTATCAACTTGGTGGACCACAGGGGCAATATCACACATTTCGTGATGCAATTGTCAATACTCTGAAAATTCCATTTAAAAAGATTCATCGCACCTCGCCAAACGAGGGATTTTGGGCTCTCAAAGATGTATCTTTTGAGATTGGAAAAGGTGAAGTTATTGGAATAATCGGGAAGAATGGTGCCGGAAAGAGCACGCTGTTGAAGATTTTATCACGGATCACCCCCCCCACAAATGGATACATCGAACTCCACGGACGAGTGGGCTCTCTTTTGGAAGTGGGAACCGGATTTCATCCGGAACTCACAGGCAGGGAGAACATCTATCTTTCAGGATCTATTCTCGGCATGAAAAAAAGCGAAATCGATAGTAAGTTTGACGAGATCGTGAAATTCTCAGAAATTGAACAATTCATTGATACTCCGGTCAAACGCTATTCGAGCGGCATGTATGTCCGTCTAGCGTTTGCCGTAGCAGCACATCTTGAGCCGGAAATATTACTCGTAGATGAAGTCCTTGCTGTTGGTGATGCAAGCTTTCAGAAAAAGTGTCTTGGAAAAATGGGGGATGTTGGAAGGGAAGGTAGAACAATCCTCTTTGTAAGTCACAACATGACTGCAATCAAGGCATTATGTAACCGAACTATTGTTATCAATTCGGGCCAGGTCCAGTTTGATGGGAATACAGATGAAGCGGTTGCTTATTACCTGAATGCCACTAGTGCATCAAATGAGAGATTAATACCGATATCAGATCGCCCTCGTGAACATTATTGTTCGCTTCGTGCAAAAATTATAGAAATTTCAGTAATTTCTGATGAGAAAAAGAACCCGGAAATTATCGATCCTTTTAAACCACTCATTATTCAAATGAAGGTATCAGCAAATTCAGATGTGAGATGTTCCGCGACGCTCTACATTGCCGATGAGATTCAGAATTTTTGTATGTTTGATTCCTCGTTTATGCATAAAAAAGATATATTCCTGAAGCCGGGGATTAATACTATAGAATGCAATTTAAGTCAACCCTTACTGTACGCCGGGGATTACATCATTAAATGTGGGCTCAATATTCACGGAGCAGAAATTATTGACCGGGTGGAAAATGGATATACATTTTCAGTTGCAGAATGCGATCCAACAGGATCTGGATACAATGTCAAGAAAGGGGGGGATGGCATTTTTTATATCGAACATGAATGGATACAAAAGTAA
- a CDS encoding ABC transporter permease translates to MDPQHHQESAPPTLIIRPPRKWVPVDLHELWAYRELLTTFTMRDIKIRYKQTGLGFAWAIIQPLFMMVIFTIIFGGFAQIPSEGIPYPLFSFAALLPWMLFSEGLTRSTMSMVANANIMTKVYFPRLIMPISGILSPLVDFIVSISILIVMMAYYGFVPTTNVIFLPLFILLALATSLGVGLWLSALNVKYRDFQYTVPFIIQIWMYASPVVYPATMLPKAIQPLYGLNPMAGVIEGFRWSLLGTEMPSAIIYVSVFVVAVLLISGMFYFRRMEQYYADIV, encoded by the coding sequence ATGGATCCACAGCATCACCAAGAATCCGCGCCACCAACACTGATCATACGCCCACCCAGGAAATGGGTTCCTGTTGATCTACATGAGCTATGGGCCTACAGGGAACTACTCACCACGTTCACGATGAGGGATATTAAGATCCGGTACAAACAGACAGGACTGGGATTCGCATGGGCAATCATTCAACCGCTGTTTATGATGGTGATCTTTACAATCATTTTCGGAGGTTTTGCACAGATCCCCTCCGAGGGGATTCCCTATCCGCTCTTTTCCTTTGCAGCCCTTCTACCATGGATGCTTTTTTCCGAAGGACTCACCCGATCCACGATGAGTATGGTTGCTAACGCAAATATCATGACCAAAGTGTATTTTCCCCGTTTGATCATGCCAATCTCTGGAATTCTTTCACCACTTGTTGATTTTATCGTTTCAATTTCGATTCTTATTGTCATGATGGCATACTATGGTTTTGTACCAACAACCAATGTGATTTTCCTCCCACTTTTTATTCTTCTCGCTCTGGCGACTTCTCTGGGGGTTGGACTCTGGCTTTCAGCGCTGAATGTCAAGTATCGTGATTTCCAGTACACGGTTCCATTCATCATCCAGATTTGGATGTATGCATCACCAGTAGTTTATCCGGCGACAATGCTCCCGAAAGCGATCCAACCATTGTATGGCCTGAACCCAATGGCAGGTGTTATTGAAGGATTCCGCTGGTCACTTCTTGGGACGGAGATGCCAAGTGCAATAATATATGTCTCCGTTTTTGTTGTGGCAGTTCTGCTTATTTCCGGTATGTTCTACTTCAGGAGAATGGAACAGTACTATGCAGATATTGTATGA